The following are from one region of the Rhizobium sullae genome:
- a CDS encoding glutathione S-transferase family protein, which produces MADELVFYTNPMSRGRIARWMLEETGVPYHTEIMTFGGTMKAPDYLAVNPMGKVPTIRHGETIVTECAAICAYLADTFPEKELAPKPHERGSYYRWMFFAAGPLEAAATNRALGFVTPAEKSRMAGYGSFGDVMDTLEKAVSTSPYIAGDRFTAADVYVGSHIGWGLGFGTFEKRQAFADYVARVTNREGYRRATALDDELMQQMQ; this is translated from the coding sequence ATGGCTGACGAGCTGGTATTCTATACGAACCCAATGTCGCGCGGCCGTATCGCCCGCTGGATGCTGGAGGAGACCGGAGTTCCCTACCACACGGAAATCATGACGTTCGGCGGCACGATGAAGGCGCCGGACTACCTGGCCGTGAACCCGATGGGCAAGGTGCCGACGATCCGGCATGGCGAAACGATCGTGACGGAATGCGCCGCGATCTGCGCCTATCTCGCCGATACCTTTCCGGAAAAGGAGCTCGCTCCGAAGCCTCATGAGCGCGGCAGCTATTACCGCTGGATGTTCTTCGCCGCAGGCCCCTTGGAAGCTGCTGCCACGAACCGTGCGCTCGGCTTTGTGACGCCCGCCGAAAAGAGCCGGATGGCCGGTTACGGCAGCTTTGGCGACGTCATGGACACGCTCGAAAAAGCCGTCAGCACTTCACCCTATATTGCCGGCGATCGCTTCACGGCCGCCGATGTCTACGTCGGCTCGCATATCGGCTGGGGCTTGGGCTTCGGCACGTTCGAAAAGCGCCAGGCCTTCGCGGACTATGTCGCCCGCGTGACCAACCGCGAAGGCTACAGGCGAGCCACCGCACTGGATGACGAACTCATGCAGCAGATGCAATAG
- a CDS encoding GNAT family N-acetyltransferase, with translation MTTTIRPLQASDRAAWEPLWVAYQRFYEVVIPPETTDLTWSRFHDPAEEMYALGAFDAGGRLVGIVHAIFHRSCWLPRWTCYLQDLYVEADRRGTGTGAALIEAVADLARENGAGRLYWMTHETNATARRLYDQIAESSGFIQYRKAL, from the coding sequence ATGACGACGACCATCCGCCCGCTGCAGGCGTCTGACCGCGCCGCCTGGGAGCCTCTCTGGGTCGCCTACCAGCGCTTCTACGAAGTCGTTATTCCGCCGGAAACGACGGACCTGACTTGGAGCCGCTTCCACGACCCGGCCGAAGAGATGTACGCGCTCGGCGCCTTCGACGCGGGCGGCCGCCTTGTCGGCATCGTTCACGCCATCTTCCACCGTTCCTGCTGGCTGCCACGATGGACCTGCTATCTGCAGGACCTTTACGTCGAAGCCGACCGGCGGGGCACAGGCACCGGCGCAGCTCTTATCGAAGCCGTGGCAGATCTTGCACGGGAGAACGGCGCCGGCAGGCTCTACTGGATGACCCACGAGACCAACGCGACGGCACGGCGGCTCTACGACCAGATCGCCGAGAGCTCCGGTTTCATCCAGTACCGCAAGGCGCTTTGA
- a CDS encoding NADP-dependent isocitrate dehydrogenase: MKKIKVANPVADLDGDEMTRIIWQLIKDKLIHPYLDLDIDYYDLSVENRDATNDQVTVDAANAIKKYGVGIKCATITPDEARVKEFNLKEMWKSPNGTIRNILGGVIFREPIICKNVPRLVPGWTQPIVVGRHAFGDQYRATDFKFPGKGKLTIKFVGEDGQVIEREVFNAPGAGVAMAMYNLDESIREFARASMMYGLMRKWPVYLSTKNTILKAYDGRFKDIFEEVYETEFKDQFKEAGITYEHRLIDDMVASALKWSGGYVWACKNYDGDVQSDTVAQGFGSLGLMTSVLLTPDGKTVEAEAAHGTVTRHYRQHQKGQETSTNSIASIFAWTRGLAHRAKLDDNTELARFASTLEKVCVDTVEAGFMTKDLALLIGPDQPWLSTTAFLDKIDSNLQKAMGA; this comes from the coding sequence ATGAAGAAGATCAAGGTCGCCAATCCCGTCGCCGATCTCGACGGCGATGAAATGACTCGCATCATTTGGCAGCTCATCAAGGACAAGCTGATCCATCCGTATCTCGACCTCGACATCGACTATTACGACCTCTCGGTCGAAAACCGCGACGCCACGAACGACCAGGTCACGGTCGATGCCGCAAACGCCATCAAGAAATACGGCGTCGGCATCAAGTGCGCGACGATCACGCCGGATGAAGCCCGCGTGAAGGAATTCAACCTCAAGGAAATGTGGAAGAGCCCGAACGGCACGATTCGCAACATTTTGGGCGGCGTCATTTTCCGCGAACCGATCATCTGCAAGAACGTTCCGCGCCTCGTTCCAGGCTGGACGCAGCCGATCGTCGTCGGCCGTCACGCTTTCGGCGACCAGTACCGCGCCACCGACTTCAAGTTCCCGGGCAAGGGCAAACTCACCATCAAGTTCGTCGGCGAAGACGGTCAGGTCATCGAAAGGGAAGTGTTCAACGCACCGGGCGCCGGCGTGGCCATGGCCATGTACAATCTCGACGAATCGATCCGCGAATTCGCCCGCGCCTCGATGATGTACGGCCTGATGCGCAAGTGGCCGGTCTACCTGTCCACCAAGAACACCATTCTCAAGGCCTATGACGGCCGCTTCAAGGATATCTTCGAGGAAGTCTACGAGACCGAATTCAAGGACCAGTTCAAGGAAGCCGGCATCACCTACGAGCACCGTCTGATCGACGACATGGTCGCCTCGGCGCTCAAGTGGTCCGGCGGCTACGTCTGGGCCTGCAAGAACTACGACGGCGACGTGCAGTCCGACACGGTTGCCCAGGGCTTCGGTTCGCTTGGCCTGATGACCTCGGTCCTCTTGACGCCGGACGGCAAGACGGTGGAAGCCGAGGCCGCCCACGGCACGGTCACCCGCCACTACCGCCAGCACCAGAAGGGCCAGGAAACCTCGACGAACTCGATCGCCTCGATCTTCGCCTGGACCCGCGGCCTGGCGCACCGCGCCAAGCTCGACGACAACACCGAGCTCGCCCGCTTCGCCTCCACGCTGGAAAAGGTCTGCGTCGACACCGTCGAAGCCGGTTTTATGACCAAGGACCTGGCGCTGCTGATCGGCCCGGATCAGCCATGGCTCTCCACGACCGCCTTCCTCGACAAGATCGACTCCAACCTGCAGAAGGCCATGGGCGCCTGA
- a CDS encoding RNA methyltransferase, which yields MAGTNSERKLLAEGPVIILVEPQMGENIGMVARAMANFGLAELRLVNPRDGWPNEKAQAAASKADHVIEGTNVYHTLEQAVADLNFVYATTARERDGFKPVRSPVVAAETLRAKFRAGEGTGILFGRERWGLTNEEVALADEIVSFPVNPAFASLNIAQAVLLMSYEWMKSGMEDAGAVPFQATSQTQSTKEQLFGLFDQLEEALEARNYFHPAGKKPKMVDNLRAVLSRRAFTEQEISVLRGVISSLDRFSRKYPRGSRPPADTKE from the coding sequence ATGGCGGGCACGAATAGCGAGCGCAAACTTTTGGCCGAAGGACCGGTCATCATTCTGGTCGAGCCGCAGATGGGCGAGAACATCGGCATGGTGGCGCGCGCAATGGCGAATTTCGGCCTTGCGGAGCTGCGCCTCGTCAATCCGCGCGACGGCTGGCCGAACGAAAAGGCACAAGCCGCCGCCTCCAAAGCCGATCACGTTATCGAAGGCACAAACGTTTACCACACGCTGGAGCAGGCTGTCGCTGATCTGAACTTCGTCTATGCGACGACGGCCCGGGAACGGGATGGCTTCAAGCCGGTGCGTTCTCCGGTGGTTGCTGCCGAAACGTTGCGGGCGAAATTCCGCGCGGGCGAGGGCACCGGCATCCTCTTCGGCCGTGAACGCTGGGGGCTGACCAACGAGGAAGTGGCTCTTGCCGATGAGATCGTGAGCTTCCCGGTCAATCCCGCCTTCGCCTCGCTGAACATCGCGCAGGCCGTGCTTCTGATGTCTTACGAGTGGATGAAATCCGGCATGGAGGATGCTGGTGCCGTGCCGTTCCAGGCGACGTCGCAGACGCAATCGACGAAGGAGCAGCTCTTCGGACTTTTCGACCAGCTGGAAGAGGCGCTGGAAGCACGCAATTATTTCCATCCTGCCGGGAAAAAGCCGAAAATGGTGGACAATCTGCGCGCGGTCCTTTCCCGCCGCGCCTTCACGGAACAGGAAATCAGCGTGCTGCGCGGCGTGATATCTTCCCTTGACCGCTTCTCGCGCAAGTATCCGCGCGGAAGCCGTCCGCCTGCAGACACCAAGGAATAG
- the murI gene encoding glutamate racemase: protein MTSAANELKPVLIFDSGIGGLTVLREARVLMPERGFIYIADDAGFPYGGWEEQALKERIITIFDRLLGDYDPEVCVIACNTAFTLVGADLRAAFPQMTFVGTVPAIKPAAERTRSGLVSVLATPGTVKRAYTRDLIQSFAQQCHVRLVGSENLARMAEAYIRGDTVSDEAVMTEIEQCFVEKDGRKTDIVVLACTHYPFMANLFRRLAPWPVDWLDPAEAIARRARSLVPQVADGVHPDNFDFAVFTSGNPDFATTRLMQGFGLTVR from the coding sequence ATGACATCAGCAGCGAATGAGCTGAAACCGGTCTTGATCTTCGATTCCGGTATCGGGGGGCTGACTGTGCTCCGCGAAGCCCGCGTGCTGATGCCGGAGCGCGGCTTCATCTACATCGCCGACGATGCGGGATTTCCCTATGGGGGCTGGGAAGAGCAGGCGCTGAAGGAGCGTATCATCACGATCTTCGACAGGCTGCTCGGGGACTACGATCCCGAAGTCTGTGTCATCGCCTGCAATACGGCCTTTACGCTGGTTGGTGCCGATCTGCGCGCCGCCTTCCCGCAGATGACTTTCGTCGGCACGGTGCCGGCGATCAAGCCCGCCGCAGAGCGCACGCGTTCCGGTCTCGTCTCGGTGCTTGCCACGCCCGGCACGGTCAAACGCGCCTATACGCGGGATCTGATCCAATCCTTTGCGCAGCAATGCCACGTCCGCCTCGTCGGCTCGGAGAATCTGGCGCGCATGGCGGAAGCCTACATCCGCGGCGATACCGTCTCGGACGAGGCTGTCATGACGGAAATCGAGCAGTGCTTCGTCGAAAAGGACGGCCGCAAAACTGACATCGTCGTGCTCGCCTGCACCCATTATCCCTTCATGGCGAACCTCTTCCGGCGGCTGGCACCCTGGCCAGTGGATTGGCTGGACCCCGCCGAGGCCATCGCACGGCGCGCGCGCAGCCTCGTGCCGCAGGTGGCCGATGGCGTTCACCCCGACAACTTTGATTTCGCTGTGTTTACCTCCGGCAATCCGGATTTCGCCACAACGCGACTGATGCAGGGCTTCGGGCTGACGGTCCGGTGA
- a CDS encoding MmcQ/YjbR family DNA-binding protein has translation MATGEDLRRIALSLEGTIEAPHFDRMAFRVARIYVTLAADGRTANFNFTPDEQQFKCMMLADAFSPVPNAWGRQGWTTADLSQLGEEDLENALCMAWAHAQRRKPAR, from the coding sequence ATGGCGACAGGCGAAGACTTGCGACGCATCGCGTTATCGCTGGAGGGTACGATCGAGGCCCCGCATTTCGACCGCATGGCATTCAGGGTCGCGCGGATCTACGTCACGCTCGCCGCCGATGGCCGGACGGCAAACTTCAATTTCACGCCTGACGAACAGCAGTTCAAATGCATGATGCTGGCGGATGCCTTTTCGCCGGTGCCGAATGCCTGGGGCAGGCAGGGCTGGACGACCGCGGATCTGTCGCAGCTGGGCGAGGAGGATCTCGAGAATGCGTTGTGCATGGCGTGGGCGCATGCGCAACGCAGGAAGCCGGCGCGGTGA
- a CDS encoding ATP-binding protein produces the protein MQVGIDMGMASGNTPATLDIEELLATRLLVQGNSGSGKSHLLRRLLEQSAQWVQQVIIDPEGDFVTLSDRFGHVVVDGERTEAELAGIANRIRQHRVSCVLTLEGLDIEQQMRAAAAFLNGMFDADREYWYPVLVVVDEAQMFAPSVGGDVSEDARKMSLGAMTNLMCRGRKRGLAGVIATQRLAKLAKNVAAEASNFLMGRTFLDIDMARAADLLGMDRRQAEMFRDLRRGNFVALGPALSRRPLPIQIGAVETSARSSSPKLMPLPDAPQDVEDLIFTPDPEEFQRPIARRAPPAPRPTTDILAELSRSAPAATAAPAEARASQRELSAEEREERLAAVLSEILDDPGSGFRTDSVLYQEFLVRLRMRRVPGPPMSLPEFRRRVAISRSGVDAATAGTEVWAAALSLSAGVTDDLQGVFLMLAKAAVCGEPCPSDARIARAYGTHSARRARRLLGYFEEQGTVVVHTDFTGKRVVAFPDMNCQTAPGDANAPDQGDAPQAAE, from the coding sequence TTGCAGGTTGGTATCGATATGGGAATGGCGTCAGGGAACACCCCGGCGACGCTCGATATCGAGGAGCTGCTGGCGACCCGCCTTCTTGTGCAGGGCAATTCCGGCTCCGGCAAGTCGCATCTCCTGCGACGGCTGCTTGAACAGTCCGCGCAGTGGGTCCAGCAGGTCATCATCGATCCGGAAGGCGACTTCGTCACGCTCAGCGACCGCTTTGGCCATGTCGTCGTCGATGGTGAACGGACGGAGGCGGAGCTTGCAGGCATTGCCAACCGTATCCGTCAGCACCGTGTCTCTTGCGTATTGACGCTGGAGGGCCTCGACATCGAGCAGCAGATGCGCGCGGCGGCCGCCTTCCTCAACGGCATGTTCGATGCCGATCGCGAATACTGGTATCCCGTGCTCGTCGTTGTCGACGAGGCGCAGATGTTTGCCCCGTCGGTCGGCGGCGATGTTTCCGAAGATGCCCGAAAGATGTCGCTGGGCGCTATGACGAACCTGATGTGCCGCGGCCGCAAACGCGGGCTGGCGGGGGTGATCGCCACGCAGCGGCTGGCGAAGCTTGCAAAGAACGTTGCGGCGGAAGCCTCGAACTTTCTGATGGGCCGCACTTTCCTCGATATCGACATGGCGCGTGCCGCCGACTTGCTCGGCATGGACCGGCGCCAGGCAGAAATGTTCCGCGACCTGAGGCGCGGCAACTTCGTGGCGCTTGGACCGGCCTTGTCGCGCCGCCCGCTGCCGATCCAGATCGGTGCCGTGGAGACGTCGGCGCGCTCGTCGAGCCCCAAGCTGATGCCGCTGCCGGACGCGCCGCAGGATGTCGAGGACCTGATCTTCACGCCCGATCCGGAGGAATTCCAGCGCCCAATCGCGCGCCGCGCGCCGCCGGCGCCACGGCCGACGACGGACATTCTGGCAGAGCTTTCACGCTCGGCGCCTGCGGCGACCGCTGCGCCCGCAGAGGCGCGTGCAAGCCAGCGGGAGCTTTCCGCTGAGGAGCGCGAGGAACGGCTTGCGGCCGTGCTTTCGGAAATCCTCGACGATCCGGGTTCAGGTTTCCGGACGGATTCGGTGCTCTACCAGGAATTCCTGGTGCGTCTGCGCATGCGCCGCGTGCCCGGGCCGCCGATGTCGCTGCCGGAGTTCCGCCGGCGCGTGGCGATCTCGCGGTCTGGCGTCGATGCCGCAACAGCCGGGACCGAAGTCTGGGCGGCGGCACTTTCGTTGTCAGCCGGTGTGACCGACGATCTGCAGGGCGTATTCCTGATGCTGGCGAAGGCGGCGGTCTGCGGCGAGCCTTGCCCGTCCGACGCCCGGATAGCCCGCGCCTACGGTACGCATTCGGCGCGCCGGGCCAGGCGTCTCCTCGGATATTTCGAGGAGCAGGGCACCGTCGTGGTGCACACGGACTTCACGGGCAAGCGCGTCGTGGCTTTCCCGGACATGAACTGCCAGACGGCGCCAGGCGATGCGAATGCGCCCGATCAAGGCGATGCGCCACAAGCGGCGGAATAA
- the rpsD gene encoding 30S ribosomal protein S4 — MSKRESSKYKIDRRMGENIWGRPKSPVNRREYGPGQHGQRRKGKLSDFGVQLRAKQKLKGYYGDLREKQFRAIFDEANRRKGDTSENLIGLLESRLDAIVYRAKFVPTVFAARQFVNHGHVTVNGVRVNIGSYRCKAGDVIEVRQKSKQLVTVLESISLAERDVPEYIEADHNKMVATFARVPSLSDVPYAVVMEPHLVVEFYSR; from the coding sequence ATGAGCAAGCGCGAATCGTCCAAGTACAAGATTGACCGCCGTATGGGCGAAAACATCTGGGGCCGTCCGAAGTCCCCGGTGAACCGCCGCGAATACGGCCCGGGCCAGCATGGTCAGCGCCGCAAGGGCAAGCTTTCCGACTTCGGTGTGCAGTTGCGCGCCAAGCAGAAGCTGAAGGGCTATTACGGCGACCTGCGCGAAAAGCAGTTCCGTGCGATCTTCGACGAAGCCAACCGCCGCAAGGGTGACACCTCGGAAAACCTGATCGGTCTTCTGGAGTCCCGTCTCGACGCGATCGTCTATCGCGCCAAGTTCGTTCCGACCGTTTTCGCTGCCCGCCAGTTCGTGAACCACGGCCACGTGACCGTGAACGGCGTCCGCGTCAACATCGGGTCCTACCGTTGCAAGGCCGGCGACGTCATCGAAGTTCGCCAGAAGTCGAAGCAGCTCGTTACGGTTCTGGAATCCATCAGCCTCGCCGAACGCGACGTTCCGGAATACATCGAAGCTGATCACAACAAGATGGTTGCGACCTTCGCACGCGTTCCTTCGCTCTCCGACGTTCCGTATGCGGTCGTCATGGAGCCGCATCTGGTGGTCGAATTCTATTCTCGCTAA
- a CDS encoding glutaminase yields MVDLQAVLDSIYKELTPRIGEGRIADYIPELAKIDPNQFGMAVVTVDGRVYTAGDAAVPFSIQSISKVFMLTLALGKVGEGLWKRVGREPSGSAFNSIVQLEHEHGIPRNPFINAGAIAVTDVVMAGHAPREAIGELLRFVRYLADDESITIDDKVARSETQTGYRNFALASFMRAYKNIDHPVEHVLGVYFHQCALSMSCEQLARAGLFLAARGSNPMTGHSVVSPKRARRINALMLTCGHYDGSGDFAYHVGLPGKSGVGGGIFAVAPGIASIAAWSPGLNKVGNSQLGAVALEMLAARTGWSVFGD; encoded by the coding sequence ATGGTGGATTTGCAGGCCGTCCTCGACAGCATCTACAAGGAGCTGACGCCCCGTATCGGCGAGGGCAGGATCGCGGACTATATCCCTGAGCTTGCCAAGATCGATCCGAACCAGTTCGGTATGGCGGTCGTCACCGTCGACGGCAGGGTCTACACCGCCGGCGATGCCGCTGTGCCTTTCTCCATCCAGAGTATTTCCAAGGTCTTCATGCTGACCTTGGCGCTCGGCAAGGTCGGCGAGGGCCTTTGGAAGCGGGTCGGGCGCGAACCGTCTGGTTCCGCCTTCAATTCCATCGTCCAGCTCGAACATGAGCACGGAATCCCGCGCAATCCCTTCATCAATGCCGGCGCGATTGCTGTTACCGACGTCGTGATGGCCGGTCATGCGCCGCGCGAGGCGATCGGAGAACTGCTGCGCTTTGTTCGCTATCTGGCAGACGATGAATCCATAACCATCGACGACAAGGTGGCGCGCTCCGAGACGCAGACAGGATACCGGAATTTCGCACTCGCCAGTTTCATGCGCGCTTACAAAAACATCGACCATCCCGTCGAACACGTGCTCGGCGTCTATTTCCACCAGTGTGCGCTGTCGATGAGCTGCGAGCAGCTGGCGCGGGCAGGGCTTTTCCTTGCGGCACGCGGCAGCAATCCCATGACAGGCCATTCGGTCGTTTCGCCGAAGCGGGCGCGGCGCATCAACGCGCTGATGCTCACCTGCGGCCATTATGACGGATCGGGCGACTTTGCCTATCATGTCGGCCTGCCCGGCAAGAGCGGCGTCGGCGGCGGCATCTTCGCCGTTGCTCCGGGGATCGCCTCGATCGCCGCCTGGTCGCCGGGCTTGAACAAGGTTGGCAATTCGCAGCTCGGGGCCGTGGCGCTGGAGATGCTCGCAGCGCGCACCGGCTGGTCGGTTTTCGGCGATTGA
- the ttcA gene encoding tRNA 2-thiocytidine(32) synthetase TtcA gives MNIAANIDEAFKVAAEDGVIGHALFADAPRSVSFNKLRKRLLRQVRQAFDDFDMLKGQKRWLIGVSGGKDSYGLLALLLDLQWRGLLPVELIACNLDQGQPNFPKHILPDYLTEIGVKHRIEYRDTYSIVKEKVAEGATYCSLCSRLRRGNLYRIAREEGCDALVLGHHREDILETFFMNFFHGGRLASMPAKLLNDEGNLMVLRPLAYCAEDDMAKFAAAMQFPIIPCDLCGSQDGLQRNAMKDMLADIERRMPGRKDTMLRALAHVNPSHLLDPKLFDFSSLMVAGPSPASV, from the coding sequence ATGAATATCGCAGCCAACATTGATGAGGCCTTCAAGGTAGCTGCGGAAGACGGCGTGATCGGCCATGCGCTGTTTGCAGATGCGCCGCGCTCCGTGTCGTTCAACAAACTGCGCAAGCGCTTGCTGCGGCAGGTGCGCCAGGCCTTCGACGATTTCGATATGCTGAAGGGCCAGAAGCGGTGGCTGATCGGCGTTTCGGGTGGCAAGGATTCCTACGGGCTGCTGGCGCTGCTGCTCGACCTGCAATGGCGTGGATTGCTGCCGGTCGAGCTGATCGCCTGCAATCTCGATCAGGGCCAGCCGAACTTTCCGAAACATATCCTGCCGGATTACCTGACCGAGATCGGTGTGAAGCATCGCATCGAATATCGGGATACCTATTCGATCGTGAAGGAGAAGGTGGCGGAGGGGGCCACCTATTGCTCGCTTTGTTCCCGTCTTCGCCGCGGCAATCTCTATCGCATCGCGCGGGAGGAGGGCTGCGACGCCTTGGTGCTCGGCCATCACCGCGAGGACATTCTCGAGACTTTCTTCATGAACTTCTTCCATGGAGGGCGCCTTGCCTCCATGCCGGCGAAGCTGCTCAATGACGAGGGTAACCTGATGGTGCTCAGGCCGCTTGCCTATTGCGCCGAGGACGACATGGCGAAGTTTGCGGCTGCCATGCAGTTTCCGATCATCCCTTGCGACCTCTGCGGCTCACAGGACGGCCTGCAGCGCAATGCGATGAAGGATATGCTTGCAGATATCGAGCGGCGCATGCCGGGCCGCAAGGACACGATGCTGCGGGCGCTCGCGCATGTGAACCCCTCGCACCTGCTCGATCCGAAGCTCTTCGATTTTTCCAGCCTGATGGTCGCGGGACCGTCACCGGCAAGCGTGTAA
- a CDS encoding inositol monophosphatase family protein — protein sequence MTSTVDVTALSDLLRRAAKAEILPRFRRLGSGDVRIKTEATDLVTEADEQAERMMKAEVAKRWPDAVFIGEESVAADPALLGKLQGADLAIVVDPVDGTFNFASGIPAFGVMASVVSKGETVAGIIYDPMGDDWVMAEKGGGAWLRRPEGEAERLSVATPVALEQMVGMASTGYLPKEKRPEILANLAKVRFLVNYRCAAHEYRTFASGHVHYLMYNKLMPWDHLAGTLICQEAGAHAARFDGSPYLPHHVGGGLLVAPDKASWELLRREVFTL from the coding sequence ATGACTTCGACAGTTGATGTGACAGCGCTCTCCGATCTCCTCAGGCGGGCGGCGAAGGCCGAGATACTGCCACGTTTCCGGCGTCTCGGCAGCGGCGACGTACGGATCAAGACCGAGGCGACCGATCTGGTGACAGAAGCCGACGAGCAGGCTGAGCGGATGATGAAGGCAGAGGTGGCCAAGCGCTGGCCTGACGCGGTCTTCATCGGCGAGGAGTCGGTTGCGGCCGACCCCGCGCTGCTCGGCAAGTTGCAGGGAGCGGATCTCGCGATCGTCGTCGATCCGGTCGACGGCACCTTCAATTTCGCTTCCGGCATTCCCGCCTTCGGCGTCATGGCTTCGGTCGTGTCGAAGGGCGAAACTGTCGCCGGCATCATATACGACCCGATGGGCGACGACTGGGTGATGGCGGAGAAGGGCGGCGGCGCCTGGCTGCGGCGGCCGGAGGGCGAGGCGGAACGGCTGTCGGTGGCCACGCCGGTGGCTTTAGAACAGATGGTCGGCATGGCGTCCACCGGATATCTGCCCAAGGAAAAGCGGCCGGAAATTCTCGCAAATCTTGCGAAGGTCCGCTTCCTCGTAAATTACCGTTGCGCTGCGCATGAATACCGGACATTCGCGTCGGGCCACGTGCACTATCTGATGTACAACAAGCTGATGCCCTGGGACCATCTGGCGGGAACGCTGATCTGCCAGGAGGCGGGCGCCCATGCGGCGCGTTTCGATGGCTCGCCCTATCTGCCGCACCACGTCGGCGGCGGCTTGCTGGTTGCTCCGGACAAGGCGTCATGGGAACTGCTACGGCGGGAAGTTTTCACGCTCTGA
- a CDS encoding DUF982 domain-containing protein yields the protein MEKKDIRKFPPIRIKLGGRYRVVRTVHDAYKLMVMEWPIHDGPALYRAEVTCLDAFNGAIPPEEVRKKFLVAASEAHLEYVV from the coding sequence ATGGAGAAAAAGGATATCCGGAAATTCCCGCCCATCAGGATCAAACTTGGCGGACGCTATCGCGTCGTCAGGACGGTTCACGATGCCTATAAGCTGATGGTCATGGAATGGCCGATCCATGATGGTCCGGCGCTCTATCGTGCTGAGGTGACCTGCCTTGACGCCTTCAACGGCGCTATACCTCCAGAAGAAGTACGCAAGAAGTTCCTGGTCGCGGCCAGCGAGGCGCACCTGGAATACGTCGTCTGA
- a CDS encoding NAD-dependent epimerase/dehydratase family protein: protein MVRALVTGGCGFVGRHLCDRLLAEGLDIVCVDSLKPRTGAKHPALWRRPSKHFIFLEEDCRSFFETSSQRFDYVFHLAALVGGRMTLENETLLVAEDLSVDAALWRWAGCNKPGNVVYFSSSAAYPVAFQTEEMQTALSEEMISFERPLGVPDLSYGWTKLTGEYLMKLYVERYGGRAIAYRPFSGYGEDQDIAYPFPAICQRLVKEWGAAEVSVWGSGRQRRDFIHIADCIDFIWQTVHRLPTGTSMNLSTGGTTSFIELAVLISQELGWSPEVAGTTNRPEGVFFRCGDTALQQRFGLAPRISLQEGVRRSLDYLRVEAAAYV, encoded by the coding sequence ATGGTGCGTGCACTTGTGACAGGCGGATGCGGTTTTGTCGGCCGACATCTTTGTGATCGGCTTCTCGCGGAAGGACTGGACATTGTATGCGTTGACTCGCTGAAACCGAGGACAGGCGCAAAGCACCCGGCTCTTTGGAGGCGCCCAAGCAAGCATTTCATCTTCCTTGAGGAGGATTGCAGATCATTCTTCGAGACCTCCTCCCAACGTTTCGACTACGTCTTTCATCTTGCCGCCCTCGTCGGCGGACGAATGACGCTTGAGAACGAAACGCTTCTCGTCGCCGAGGACCTGTCGGTCGATGCCGCGCTGTGGCGATGGGCGGGCTGTAACAAGCCCGGGAACGTTGTTTATTTCAGCTCCAGCGCAGCCTATCCGGTGGCGTTTCAGACCGAGGAAATGCAGACAGCGCTTTCGGAGGAGATGATTTCGTTCGAACGGCCGCTTGGCGTTCCGGATCTGAGCTATGGTTGGACTAAGCTGACTGGCGAGTATCTCATGAAGCTCTATGTCGAGCGATACGGCGGCCGGGCCATCGCGTATCGGCCATTCAGCGGCTACGGCGAAGATCAGGATATCGCCTACCCGTTCCCAGCAATCTGCCAGAGATTGGTCAAGGAATGGGGAGCAGCCGAGGTGTCCGTTTGGGGCTCCGGTCGTCAGCGCCGCGACTTCATTCACATCGCCGACTGTATCGATTTCATCTGGCAAACCGTGCACCGGCTGCCGACGGGAACAAGCATGAACCTTTCGACCGGCGGAACGACGTCCTTCATCGAGCTCGCAGTCCTGATCAGCCAAGAATTGGGCTGGTCGCCGGAAGTCGCCGGAACGACCAACCGTCCCGAAGGTGTGTTTTTCCGGTGTGGCGACACTGCTCTTCAACAGCGCTTCGGGCTCGCTCCACGAATCAGTCTTCAAGAAGGTGTCAGGCGCTCACTGGACTATCTCCGCGTTGAGGCAGCCGCTTACGTCTGA